One Sodalinema gerasimenkoae IPPAS B-353 DNA segment encodes these proteins:
- a CDS encoding IS4 family transposase produces the protein MPKKTYHKPGNPDFRRHRSVPGPVNRTIEQRLFEMLSPGTFASLKSVSNKGRRLRERTLTLPVMTAIVLSLVYRQMTGLSEVLRTLEQEGLFWVKAQRISKQALSQRLQSLPAHLFASLLEQVIERLNQSSAPGEVSPFWRPVRSKFPAIWLADGSTLEALKKKLHRHRGKKATSPLAGKMMMMVDAFNHRPQAAWYSPEAQSNDKLWTDSLLERLPKGGLMVFDLGFFKFPWFDAFSDSGKFFVTRLREKTAYKNLKVLGQNRYVRDELIDLGQYRSNPCHHPVRLVSVSWEGTIYRYLTNVTDPEVLSARYVSELYRQRWRIEEAFLVTKRLLGLAYLWVGGSNGIEIQIYATWIFYAVLTDVCSQVSEALHEPIDRISQEMVFRSLYFFSRAREQGRVEDDELIPFLVQYAQSFGLVKARRKRQRKKDAISRQVWSHPLT, from the coding sequence ATGCCTAAGAAGACCTATCACAAACCGGGAAACCCGGACTTCAGACGACATCGCTCAGTGCCCGGACCAGTGAATCGGACGATTGAGCAGCGCTTGTTCGAGATGTTAAGTCCGGGAACGTTTGCCTCCCTCAAAAGCGTAAGCAACAAAGGACGACGGTTACGAGAGCGAACTCTAACCCTGCCGGTGATGACAGCGATTGTCCTGAGCCTAGTTTACCGGCAAATGACAGGGCTAAGTGAAGTGCTGCGAACCCTAGAACAGGAGGGACTGTTTTGGGTGAAAGCTCAACGCATCAGTAAACAGGCTCTATCCCAAAGATTACAAAGCCTGCCGGCCCATCTGTTTGCCAGTTTGCTCGAGCAGGTCATTGAGCGCTTGAACCAATCCTCAGCGCCCGGGGAAGTCTCGCCATTCTGGAGACCGGTGCGGTCTAAGTTCCCAGCCATTTGGCTAGCTGACGGGTCAACCCTCGAAGCCTTAAAAAAGAAACTGCATCGTCATCGCGGCAAAAAAGCCACCTCCCCCTTGGCCGGCAAGATGATGATGATGGTCGATGCCTTCAACCATCGCCCCCAGGCGGCCTGGTACAGTCCTGAAGCCCAATCCAATGATAAGCTTTGGACTGACTCATTGCTCGAACGTCTGCCAAAGGGCGGTTTAATGGTGTTTGACCTGGGATTCTTTAAGTTTCCTTGGTTTGATGCCTTTAGCGATTCGGGCAAGTTCTTTGTGACTCGCTTGCGGGAGAAAACCGCTTACAAGAATCTCAAGGTACTCGGTCAAAACCGTTACGTTCGTGACGAACTGATAGATTTAGGGCAATACCGCTCTAATCCTTGTCACCATCCCGTGCGTCTGGTGTCCGTCTCTTGGGAGGGAACCATCTACCGCTATTTGACCAATGTCACTGACCCCGAGGTCTTGTCCGCCCGCTACGTTAGCGAGCTTTATCGCCAACGCTGGCGCATTGAGGAGGCCTTTCTCGTGACCAAACGCTTGTTAGGTTTGGCTTACCTCTGGGTCGGTGGCTCCAATGGCATTGAAATCCAGATTTATGCCACCTGGATTTTCTATGCGGTGCTTACCGACGTCTGTTCCCAGGTCTCTGAGGCTTTACATGAACCCATTGACCGCATTTCTCAGGAAATGGTTTTCCGCAGTCTTTACTTTTTCAGTCGCGCCCGGGAACAGGGCCGTGTTGAGGATGATGAACTCATTCCTTTTCTGGTTCAATATGCCCAGTCCTTCGGACTGGTTAAAGCTAGGCGTAAGCGCCAACGAAAGAAAGATGCTATCTCCCGTCAGGTCTGGTCTCACCCCTTAACTTGA
- a CDS encoding OmpA family protein — protein sequence MTQSPPPDSNSARSRRDRRRVARSNTSSPPPSSGSWLGAIAVLVFRLLTLGVSLSVGVIAGLVLGYRSPQANPEKPLSERWRVQIRQITNPPPPSTTAEPTLPDLDRTQLQQAIVQLQDEVTQLNRQLAELSPDDSPEEEEDGSDFEAEKAELQSQVTLVSSRLSELQSLVEPPPATVAPRLTPGMPLRLTLPSDVLFSDSGEVLDPTRATILDRLLDELQTLEGATVYIGGYLDATDDAEASLDRTFEQAQQVQQYLASNTETPLRWVSIGHGSSRFAASNNSPANRQRNRRIEIRVKP from the coding sequence ATGACTCAATCTCCTCCCCCTGATTCCAATTCTGCACGCTCTCGGCGCGATCGCCGTCGAGTTGCTCGTTCGAATACCTCATCGCCCCCACCCTCCTCTGGCTCTTGGCTAGGGGCGATCGCCGTTTTGGTCTTCCGTCTACTCACCTTGGGAGTGAGTTTGAGTGTTGGGGTGATAGCGGGCTTGGTTTTGGGGTACCGATCCCCTCAAGCCAACCCCGAAAAGCCCCTCAGCGAACGCTGGCGGGTCCAAATTCGTCAGATCACCAACCCACCCCCGCCCTCCACAACGGCTGAGCCAACCCTTCCTGACTTAGATCGCACTCAACTCCAGCAAGCCATCGTACAGCTACAAGACGAAGTCACCCAGCTCAATCGTCAACTGGCAGAGTTAAGCCCAGACGACTCCCCCGAAGAGGAGGAGGATGGCTCAGATTTCGAGGCCGAAAAAGCAGAACTACAATCACAAGTCACCCTCGTCTCCAGTCGCTTAAGTGAGCTTCAGTCCCTAGTAGAGCCGCCCCCAGCCACCGTCGCACCGCGTCTAACCCCAGGAATGCCCCTACGCCTGACCCTCCCCAGTGACGTCTTATTCTCCGACAGTGGCGAAGTCCTCGATCCCACCCGAGCCACCATCCTCGATCGCCTCCTTGATGAACTACAAACCCTCGAAGGCGCAACGGTGTATATTGGCGGCTATCTCGATGCCACCGATGATGCCGAGGCCAGTTTAGACCGCACCTTTGAACAAGCCCAACAAGTGCAACAATACCTCGCCAGCAACACTGAGACCCCCCTACGCTGGGTCAGCATCGGCCACGGGTCCAGTCGCTTCGCCGCCAGCAACAACAGTCCCGCCAACCGCCAACGCAACCGCCGCATCGAAATCCGAGTCAAACCCTAA
- the fmt gene encoding methionyl-tRNA formyltransferase, with protein sequence MNLIFLGTPQFAVPSLKTLIEHPEFEVSAVVTQPDKRRGRGKTLIPSPVKTVAVEAGIPVWQPQKIKKDVETLDKLRNSQADFFVVVAYGQILSQEILDMPRLGCINGHGSLLPKYRGAAPIQWCLYHGEAQTGMTTMQMDVGMDTGAMLLKSSLEIHLLDNAWDVAAHLAQDCGSLLIETLQGLEAKTLQGTPQEDEAATYARLIEKSDYELDWTRPAIALHNQVCGFYPNAVTQFRGQSLKVKATVPLGEKYYEQLPEELVAQLRSWGDRLNPESREPGDVVDIIKNLGPVVQTGEGLLLLQEVQLAGKKTQSGWDFANGTRLEPGKL encoded by the coding sequence ATGAACCTCATCTTCCTAGGAACCCCCCAATTCGCTGTCCCCAGCCTCAAAACCTTAATCGAGCATCCCGAGTTTGAGGTGTCAGCGGTGGTAACGCAGCCCGACAAACGCCGGGGACGGGGAAAAACCTTAATTCCTTCCCCCGTCAAAACTGTAGCCGTTGAAGCAGGGATTCCTGTTTGGCAACCGCAAAAGATTAAGAAAGATGTTGAAACCCTTGACAAATTGCGCAATAGTCAAGCGGATTTTTTCGTGGTGGTGGCCTATGGACAAATTCTCTCCCAAGAGATTTTAGACATGCCCCGACTCGGCTGTATTAATGGTCACGGTTCCCTCTTACCCAAATATCGGGGAGCCGCTCCCATTCAATGGTGTTTGTACCATGGAGAAGCCCAAACCGGCATGACCACCATGCAGATGGATGTGGGAATGGATACGGGGGCAATGTTACTGAAGTCCTCTCTAGAGATTCACCTACTCGATAACGCCTGGGATGTCGCCGCACACTTGGCTCAAGACTGTGGTTCCCTGCTGATCGAAACCTTGCAGGGATTAGAGGCGAAAACACTGCAAGGAACCCCTCAAGAGGATGAGGCGGCCACCTATGCGCGGCTGATTGAGAAGTCGGATTATGAGTTGGATTGGACGCGGCCGGCGATCGCCCTCCATAATCAGGTTTGCGGCTTCTATCCCAATGCAGTCACTCAATTCCGAGGACAGTCCCTGAAAGTCAAGGCCACGGTTCCCTTGGGGGAGAAATACTATGAGCAACTTCCCGAGGAATTGGTAGCACAATTGCGCTCCTGGGGCGATCGCCTCAACCCTGAGTCTAGAGAACCGGGGGACGTGGTGGACATTATCAAAAACTTGGGGCCCGTGGTGCAAACTGGAGAGGGTCTCTTGTTACTTCAGGAGGTGCAACTGGCCGGTAAGAAAACCCAGTCAGGCTGGGACTTTGCCAATGGAACCCGCCTAGAACCGGGAAAACTTTAA
- the moaA gene encoding GTP 3',8-cyclase MoaA — protein sequence MTPTVDYLRISLIDRCNFRCQYCMPDGDELDYVLQQNLLTRQELLSLLQEIFIPLGFRRFRLTGGEPLLRPDVVAIARDIAALPETEDLAMTTNGFLLAQLAQPLYDAGLHRLNISLDSLDAQTFDKIIGNRGTSRWQRTWEGIQKAYEVGFNPLKLNMVVIPGVNDGDVLDMAALSLERQWHIRFIEFMPIGNGHLFEDNGWVASETLREQIRQRWGLEAASVTGAGPADIFKIPGAQGTLGFISQMSECFCDRCNRMRLSADGWLRPCLLNETGQLNLRNALREGVPLSQLREQVQTLLQLKPEINFKERDMGNRSGTYQRTMSQIGG from the coding sequence ATGACCCCTACCGTCGATTATCTCCGCATCAGTCTGATCGATCGCTGCAACTTCCGCTGTCAATACTGTATGCCCGATGGCGATGAACTTGACTATGTTTTGCAACAAAATCTCTTAACGCGCCAGGAACTCCTGAGCCTCTTGCAAGAGATCTTTATTCCCCTGGGCTTTCGTCGCTTCCGACTCACGGGCGGGGAACCCCTATTACGGCCTGACGTGGTGGCGATCGCCCGTGACATTGCTGCCCTCCCGGAAACTGAGGATTTAGCCATGACCACCAATGGCTTCTTACTGGCCCAACTGGCCCAACCTCTCTACGACGCGGGACTGCATCGCCTCAATATTAGCCTAGACTCCCTAGATGCACAGACGTTTGACAAAATCATTGGAAATCGTGGTACAAGCCGCTGGCAGCGTACCTGGGAGGGCATACAGAAAGCCTATGAGGTAGGGTTCAACCCCCTAAAATTAAACATGGTGGTGATTCCGGGGGTGAATGATGGGGACGTCTTAGATATGGCGGCCCTGAGCCTGGAGCGTCAATGGCATATTCGCTTCATTGAGTTTATGCCCATCGGCAATGGCCATTTATTTGAGGATAACGGTTGGGTTGCCTCGGAAACACTGCGGGAGCAAATCCGCCAACGCTGGGGTTTGGAGGCGGCCAGTGTCACCGGAGCCGGCCCAGCGGATATTTTCAAAATTCCGGGGGCCCAGGGAACTCTTGGGTTTATTAGTCAGATGTCCGAATGTTTCTGCGATCGCTGTAATCGGATGCGACTGTCGGCCGATGGCTGGCTACGTCCCTGTTTACTCAATGAAACGGGGCAACTCAATCTACGCAATGCCCTACGGGAGGGAGTTCCCCTCTCTCAACTTCGAGAACAAGTCCAAACCCTTCTACAGTTAAAGCCGGAGATTAACTTCAAGGAACGAGATATGGGCAACCGTTCCGGAACCTATCAACGCACCATGTCACAAATTGGCGGTTAA